One genomic segment of Halanaerobiales bacterium includes these proteins:
- a CDS encoding Hsp20/alpha crystallin family protein — protein MFDLVPFRNRRRGEVEEGKGDPFNSLVNEFFSDAFNAIDTKSFKTDVKETDENYIIESELPGLSKEDINIEITDNYLTISAQNEEKFEEEKENYIRRERRTGSFQRVFQIDNVKEDEIDAKYENGILEVTLPKKEKQTPKKKTIDIK, from the coding sequence ATGTTTGATCTTGTACCATTCAGAAATCGTCGTCGTGGGGAAGTAGAAGAAGGAAAAGGAGATCCTTTTAATAGTTTAGTAAATGAATTTTTCAGTGATGCCTTTAATGCTATAGACACAAAAAGTTTTAAGACCGATGTAAAAGAAACAGACGAGAACTACATTATTGAATCTGAATTACCAGGATTAAGTAAAGAAGATATAAATATAGAAATAACTGATAACTATCTAACAATTTCTGCTCAAAATGAAGAAAAGTTTGAGGAAGAAAAGGAAAATTATATTAGACGTGAGAGAAGGACAGGAAGTTTCCAGCGTGTATTCCAGATTGATAATGTAAAAGAAGATGAAATTGATGCAAAATATGAAAATGGAATTTTAGAAGTAACTCTTCCTAAAAAAGAAAAACAAACTCCTAAAAAGAAAACAATTGATATCAAATAA